The following proteins are encoded in a genomic region of Coffea eugenioides isolate CCC68of chromosome 6, Ceug_1.0, whole genome shotgun sequence:
- the LOC113774313 gene encoding uncharacterized protein LOC113774313: MAKELFNYRHSSLRNIIERTFRVLKRRFAILREAVLNYTMTAQLNIVIAYCAVHNFIFDEHPDNTHFVNPDEAGPDVNGAILPYPDIQPLHADPQAIQEWWTMRDALAEGMFAIYRRHN, translated from the coding sequence ATGGCCAAAGAACTTTTTAACTATAGACATTCATCACTGCGTAACATCATCGAAAGGACATTCAGAGTTTTAAAAAGAAGGTTCGCAATTTTAAGGGAAGCAGTACTGAACTACACGATGACTGCCCAACTTAATATCGTGATTGCATATTGCGCCGTTCATAATTTCATATTCGATGAACATCCAGACAATACACATTTTGTGAATCCCGATGAAGCGGGACCGGATGTCAATGGTGCAATCCTGCCATATCCGGATATACAACCATTACATGCAGATCCACAAGCTATTCAAGAATGGTGGACAATGCGTGATGCACTAGCGGAGGGCATGTTTGCTATCTACAGACGACATAACTGA